A genomic segment from Luteolibacter ambystomatis encodes:
- the feoB gene encoding ferrous iron transporter B: MSAPSLETVALVGNPNAGKTTLFNALTKSAAHVGNYAGVTVAVKSGEMFTAHGQKLRILDLPGCYSLRSTSPDEKIARDALMGELEGTPKPDLAICVVDASSMERQLNLVLQTIELGVPVVIALNMVDVAEKQGLRLDPAKLSEELNVPVVPIQANAGKGLVDLKQAMSHPFPPPAESPWLDGAEDPETARRDMVARLCELAARRPGEHQQTLSDKLDRFFLHPVFGWLAFILIMFSVFWAIFSFAKIPMDLISGSIGDLAKWIGTKMPEGDLHSLIVDGIIPGVGAVVVFLPQIVLLFLFIGLLESSGYMARAAYLMDGLMAKAGLSGKAFLPLFSSYACAIPGIMATRTIDSAKERLVTIFVAPWMSCSARLPVYFLLVPLLLDGKEGSWKQAAVLFGFYVLGTLSAFVVARVLRGRLGPDKQPNHFMLELPLYRGPQWSYIFRHVGDRAMAFLKKAGTLILGISIVLWALQTFPKTDSEDKGEQLAHSAIGRVGALIEPVVKPLGFDGRTGTAILTSFAARETFNTTMGVIFHVEESEDEEADRANLRDQITQATWPDGRALFTPLSVVSLLVFYVFALQCLATSAVVARESGSWKWAAGQFAFMSVFAYVASLIVYQGGHLLGLH, translated from the coding sequence ATGTCCGCACCTTCCCTCGAAACCGTCGCCCTCGTGGGCAATCCCAACGCCGGGAAAACGACTCTTTTCAACGCTCTGACCAAGTCAGCCGCCCATGTCGGCAACTACGCTGGGGTCACGGTGGCCGTGAAATCGGGGGAGATGTTCACCGCCCACGGCCAGAAACTGCGGATTCTGGATCTGCCGGGCTGCTACTCGCTGCGCTCCACCTCTCCGGACGAAAAAATCGCCCGCGACGCGCTGATGGGCGAACTGGAAGGCACGCCGAAGCCCGATCTCGCCATCTGCGTGGTGGATGCCTCCAGCATGGAGCGACAGCTCAATCTCGTCCTCCAGACGATCGAACTCGGCGTGCCTGTCGTGATCGCCCTGAACATGGTGGATGTGGCGGAGAAGCAGGGCCTGCGCCTCGACCCCGCAAAGCTTTCCGAGGAACTCAATGTGCCGGTGGTACCGATCCAGGCGAATGCCGGCAAAGGCCTGGTTGATCTGAAGCAGGCCATGAGCCACCCCTTCCCTCCTCCGGCGGAAAGCCCGTGGCTGGATGGTGCGGAGGATCCGGAAACCGCGCGGCGCGACATGGTCGCCCGCCTGTGCGAACTGGCGGCACGCCGTCCCGGCGAGCACCAGCAGACACTGTCCGACAAGCTCGACCGCTTCTTCCTGCATCCGGTGTTCGGCTGGCTGGCCTTCATCCTCATCATGTTCTCGGTCTTCTGGGCGATCTTCTCGTTCGCGAAGATCCCGATGGACCTCATCAGTGGCAGCATCGGCGATCTGGCCAAATGGATCGGAACGAAAATGCCCGAGGGTGACCTGCATTCGCTGATCGTGGACGGGATCATTCCGGGCGTAGGCGCGGTGGTGGTGTTCCTGCCCCAGATCGTGCTGCTGTTCCTCTTCATCGGCCTGTTGGAAAGCTCCGGCTACATGGCGCGCGCGGCCTATCTGATGGACGGGCTGATGGCGAAGGCCGGGCTGAGTGGAAAGGCGTTCCTGCCGCTCTTCAGTTCCTACGCCTGCGCCATCCCCGGCATCATGGCCACCCGCACGATCGACTCGGCCAAAGAGCGCCTGGTTACCATTTTCGTCGCGCCGTGGATGAGCTGCTCGGCGCGCCTGCCCGTCTATTTCCTGCTCGTTCCGCTGCTGCTGGATGGCAAGGAAGGCTCGTGGAAACAGGCGGCGGTGCTGTTCGGCTTCTACGTGCTGGGCACTCTCTCCGCCTTCGTCGTGGCACGCGTGCTGCGCGGCCGGCTCGGCCCGGACAAGCAACCGAACCACTTCATGCTGGAGCTGCCGCTCTACCGTGGGCCGCAATGGAGCTACATCTTCCGTCACGTCGGCGACCGTGCGATGGCCTTCCTGAAAAAGGCCGGCACGCTCATTCTCGGCATTTCGATTGTCCTGTGGGCGCTCCAGACTTTCCCGAAGACCGACAGTGAGGACAAGGGCGAGCAGCTTGCGCACAGCGCCATCGGTCGCGTCGGCGCGCTCATCGAGCCGGTGGTGAAGCCGCTCGGCTTTGATGGCCGCACCGGCACCGCCATCCTCACCTCCTTCGCCGCACGCGAAACCTTCAATACCACCATGGGCGTCATCTTCCACGTGGAGGAGAGCGAGGATGAAGAAGCCGACCGCGCGAACCTCCGCGACCAGATCACCCAGGCCACCTGGCCTGATGGCCGCGCGCTGTTCACACCGCTGTCGGTGGTTTCGCTGCTGGTATTCTACGTTTTCGCGCTCCAGTGCCTGGCCACCTCCGCAGTGGTCGCACGCGAGTCCGGCTCCTGGAAATGGGCGGCCGGACAATTTGCGTTCATGAGCGTTTTCGCGTATGTGGCCTCATTGATCGTTTACCAAGGCGGGCATTTGCTCGGCCTTCATTGA
- a CDS encoding FeoA family protein: MPRALANDLAADSAMTLNQASVGCDLQIKLLSGPSCDRLRDLGFCEQIQVRKLSGGRNLICSVCGTRMAISRELAEQVLVAPVS, encoded by the coding sequence ATGCCACGAGCGCTCGCCAACGACCTAGCCGCGGACAGCGCGATGACGCTGAACCAGGCGAGCGTGGGCTGTGATCTGCAAATCAAGCTGTTGAGCGGTCCTTCATGCGACCGCCTCCGCGATCTCGGGTTCTGCGAGCAAATCCAGGTCCGCAAGCTTTCCGGTGGCCGGAACCTGATTTGTTCGGTCTGCGGCACCCGCATGGCGATCAGCCGCGAGCTGGCGGAGCAGGTGCTGGTGGCTCCCGTTTCCTGA
- a CDS encoding ROK family protein → MSLTVSPQFKPVLDPGFVPAVLWNRAYAAKVAKDSGARTLDLALVRQDGTAFRWSGKILSAGGENDALTIKYVERLTKFLLWQKGGSRFLIAGAPDVAAALTGIYAPEGLRKFDREFIGTKIFGEPITITAVASVADLPEENGGVMTLGRNLGGCRIGFDLGGSDRKCAALIDGEVVFSEEVVWDPYFQSDPQYHIEGIHDSLQRAAAHLPRVDAIGGSSAGVYVNNEVRAASLFRGVSEEDFEKHIRGVFFTLKDRWGGIPFEVVNDGEVTALAGSMGLNANRVLGVALGTSQAAGYVDGEGHILPWLNELAFAPVDYRDDAPADEWSGDIGCGAQYFSQQAVARLAPAAGFEFGKMPFPEQLVKVQEAMKEGDSRAAQIYETIGVCFGYAIAHYAEFYDIANLLILGRVTSGEGGQIIIDEAETVLANEFPELRIKLVVPDEKTKRHGQAVAAASLPPAAAAV, encoded by the coding sequence ATGTCATTGACCGTCTCTCCTCAATTCAAGCCGGTGCTCGATCCCGGTTTCGTCCCCGCCGTGTTGTGGAACCGCGCCTACGCCGCCAAGGTGGCGAAGGACTCCGGCGCCCGCACCCTCGATCTCGCGCTCGTCCGCCAGGATGGCACGGCCTTCCGCTGGTCCGGCAAGATCCTCTCCGCCGGTGGTGAAAACGACGCGTTGACCATCAAGTATGTCGAGCGCCTCACCAAATTCCTGCTCTGGCAGAAGGGTGGCAGCCGCTTTCTGATCGCCGGTGCTCCGGATGTCGCCGCGGCGCTGACCGGAATTTACGCGCCGGAAGGCCTGCGCAAGTTCGACCGCGAGTTCATTGGCACCAAGATTTTCGGTGAGCCGATCACGATCACCGCCGTGGCCTCTGTAGCCGATCTGCCGGAGGAAAACGGCGGCGTGATGACGCTGGGCCGCAATCTCGGCGGCTGCCGCATCGGCTTCGACCTCGGTGGCTCCGACCGCAAATGCGCCGCGCTCATCGATGGCGAGGTGGTGTTCTCCGAGGAAGTCGTATGGGACCCGTACTTCCAGAGCGATCCGCAGTATCACATCGAGGGCATCCACGATTCGCTCCAGCGCGCCGCCGCGCACCTGCCGCGTGTCGATGCCATCGGCGGTTCCTCCGCGGGCGTTTACGTAAACAATGAAGTCCGCGCAGCCTCGCTCTTCCGCGGCGTCAGCGAGGAGGATTTCGAGAAGCACATCCGCGGCGTGTTCTTCACACTGAAGGACCGCTGGGGTGGCATCCCCTTCGAAGTCGTGAATGACGGTGAGGTCACCGCGCTGGCTGGTTCGATGGGCCTCAATGCCAACCGCGTGCTCGGCGTGGCGCTCGGCACCTCGCAGGCCGCCGGTTATGTCGATGGTGAGGGCCACATTCTGCCGTGGCTCAACGAACTGGCCTTCGCGCCGGTCGATTACCGCGATGACGCTCCGGCCGATGAGTGGTCCGGCGACATCGGCTGCGGTGCGCAGTATTTCTCCCAGCAGGCCGTCGCCCGCCTCGCTCCCGCCGCTGGCTTCGAGTTCGGCAAGATGCCGTTCCCGGAGCAGCTCGTGAAGGTGCAGGAAGCGATGAAGGAAGGCGATTCCCGCGCCGCGCAGATCTATGAAACGATCGGTGTCTGCTTCGGCTACGCCATCGCCCACTACGCCGAGTTCTATGACATCGCGAACCTCCTCATCCTCGGTCGCGTGACTTCCGGCGAAGGCGGCCAGATCATCATCGACGAAGCGGAAACCGTGCTCGCCAACGAGTTCCCGGAACTCCGCATCAAGCTCGTGGTGCCGGACGAGAAGACCAAGCGCCACGGCCAGGCCGTCGCCGCCGCCAGCCTTCCGCCCGCCGCTGCCGCGGTTTGA